A section of the Chelmon rostratus isolate fCheRos1 chromosome 16, fCheRos1.pri, whole genome shotgun sequence genome encodes:
- the edn1 gene encoding endothelin-1: protein MINFPLLQDYYFSWVIFCFRAAWKMDINILISVLSVMYSWILCTVLSAPAGETPTASTATQGGHVRTKRCSCATFLDKECVYFCHLDIIWVNTPERVVSYGLGNAPRTKRAVADSMATGSGPRCQCFREDDNTCRNFCRLEKHLRYGTLPGARPAEGDGCFGAQCKHKLAADTGRIKRMKNSNKKRVSPLAVRAALKTRLLLEMWRARQRHRARAWEGESTAS from the exons ATGATTAATTTTCCACTTCTGCAGGATTATTACTTTTCTTGGGTGATATTTTGTTTTAGAGCAGCCTGGAAAATGGATATAAACATTTTGATTTCCGTGTTATCAGTGATGTACTCCTGGATTTTGTGCACAG TCCTATCAGCGCCTGCTGGAGAGACACCCACCGCTTCCACCGCCACCCAGGGGGGGCATGTGCGGACCAAACGCTGCTCCTGCGCCACCTTCCTGGACAAGGAGTGCGTCTACTTCTGCCACCTGGACATCATATGGGTCAACACGCCTGA GCGCGTGGTCTCCTACGGACTGGGCAACGCTCCGAGGACGAAGCGCGCGGTCGCGGACTCCATGGCAACCGGCAGCGGACCCCGGTGCCAGTGTTTCCGCGAAGACGACAACACCTGCAGAAACTTCTGCCGGCTGGAAAAACACCTCAG GTATGGGACGCTGCCAGGCGCCCGCCCCGCCGAGGGCGATGGTTGTTTTGGGGCGCAGTGCAAGCACAAGCTGGCAGCCGACACGGGCAGGATTAAGAG gatGAAGAACAGCAACAAGAAACGTGTGTCTCCTCTAGCTGTCAGGGCCGCCTTGAAAACCCGCCTGCTGCTCGAGATGTGGAGGGCCAGACAGCGCCACAGGGCGAGAGCATGGGAGGGCGAGAGCACGGCCTCCTAA